Proteins encoded by one window of Methanomassiliicoccaceae archaeon:
- a CDS encoding DEAD/DEAH box helicase gives MIGFEDLGLDVTLLNAISDMGWTLPTPIQIEAVPAGLAGRDIFAQAQTGTGKTGTYALIIMARTEPGSKKPTSLVLAPTRELATQVENEIYKLSKYTGHRSISIYGGASISDQTYGLRRGADIVVGTPGRLKDMITRGALDLSEITEVVLDEADRMLDMGFADELNFIMDAVPKEKHTLLFSATMAESIKRIAFNRMQDPMEISVSRDEPVSDLVTQYWIPMSRGAKAEVLEHIVTNGSPKTVVFCQTKRMVDTLADDMSHKITVGTLHGDMPQAKRERTIRSFRNNRFQVLIATDVAARGLDINNIDLVVNFDVPMDSENYLHRIGRTGRAGKEGVAVSFVTKQEEYHIRQYERETGKRIRKVRADEMPSAGTMIVEDYVKAPAKAQRQFAAAPVPEKKKPIRPVIATTEDGKKMVVLQINLGRDDGFSKNQILDLVKHVGKLDDSFIGNVGLGRSKSFIEIREDRSDRTMETMSEYRHKKKDVLMEPAEQKPKYQENKPKKGDGQY, from the coding sequence ATGATAGGTTTTGAAGATTTAGGTTTGGACGTAACACTTTTGAATGCAATTTCGGACATGGGCTGGACTCTGCCCACCCCGATACAGATCGAGGCGGTGCCCGCTGGACTGGCCGGACGCGACATATTCGCCCAGGCGCAGACCGGAACGGGGAAAACGGGAACTTACGCGCTCATAATCATGGCGCGCACCGAACCCGGGTCCAAAAAGCCGACATCGCTCGTTCTGGCCCCGACGAGAGAGCTCGCCACTCAGGTGGAGAACGAAATCTATAAGCTGTCAAAATACACAGGCCACAGGAGCATCTCCATATACGGGGGAGCAAGCATAAGCGATCAGACATATGGGCTCAGGAGGGGGGCCGACATAGTTGTAGGGACCCCCGGAAGGCTCAAAGACATGATCACACGCGGCGCTCTGGACCTTTCCGAGATAACCGAGGTCGTCCTCGACGAGGCGGACCGCATGCTAGACATGGGATTCGCCGATGAGCTCAACTTCATCATGGACGCCGTTCCAAAGGAAAAGCACACGCTGCTGTTCTCGGCCACTATGGCTGAAAGCATAAAGCGCATCGCTTTCAACAGGATGCAGGACCCGATGGAGATCAGCGTCTCCAGGGACGAGCCCGTATCGGACCTGGTCACTCAGTACTGGATCCCAATGTCCAGAGGGGCCAAGGCAGAGGTACTCGAACATATAGTCACGAACGGGTCCCCCAAAACCGTAGTCTTCTGTCAGACCAAGAGGATGGTCGATACACTCGCGGACGATATGTCTCATAAAATCACGGTCGGCACCCTTCACGGCGATATGCCCCAGGCCAAGAGGGAAAGGACCATACGCAGCTTCAGGAACAACCGCTTCCAGGTCCTCATAGCGACGGACGTCGCCGCAAGAGGCCTCGACATCAACAATATCGACCTCGTGGTGAACTTCGACGTCCCCATGGACTCCGAGAACTACCTTCACAGGATCGGAAGGACAGGACGTGCGGGAAAAGAAGGAGTAGCTGTATCTTTCGTAACGAAACAGGAAGAATACCACATAAGGCAATACGAAAGAGAGACTGGAAAGAGGATCCGTAAGGTCAGGGCGGACGAGATGCCATCCGCAGGCACAATGATCGTCGAGGATTACGTAAAAGCTCCCGCCAAGGCACAGAGGCAGTTCGCCGCCGCCCCGGTACCTGAAAAGAAGAAACCGATCAGGCCGGTAATCGCAACCACCGAAGACGGAAAGAAAATGGTGGTGCTGCAGATCAACCTGGGCCGCGATGACGGTTTCAGCAAGAATCAGATATTGGACCTCGTCAAACACGTGGGAAAGCTCGACGACAGCTTTATCGGAAACGTAGGGCTCGGAAGGTCGAAATCTTTCATCGAGATACGCGAGGACAGAAGCGACCGCACCATGGAGACCATGTCCGAATACCGTCACAAAAAGAAGGACGTCCTCATGGAACCGGCCGAGCAGAAGCCCAAGTATCAGGAAAACAAACCCAAAAAGGGCGACGGTCAGTACTGA
- a CDS encoding nitroreductase family protein, with protein sequence MDFIEITEKRQSCRSYDPARAVEKEKLDACLEAARLAPSACNAQPFTMYAVTGDKSKELSDHKNSGMGKFVEDCPAFVIFVEDSYNATAKAGSMITGLDYRSIDVGIACAYLTAEATEQGLDTCIMGYFSNKKVQEIIGAKKKIMLVVAFGYRKAEDPQRPKKRKSLDEIVKKM encoded by the coding sequence ATGGACTTCATCGAGATAACCGAGAAAAGACAAAGTTGCCGTTCTTACGATCCGGCGAGGGCAGTAGAGAAGGAGAAGCTGGATGCATGTCTGGAAGCGGCGAGGCTCGCGCCTTCCGCATGCAACGCACAGCCATTCACCATGTATGCCGTAACGGGTGACAAATCGAAAGAGCTCTCGGACCACAAGAATTCGGGAATGGGCAAGTTCGTCGAAGATTGTCCTGCCTTTGTCATTTTTGTCGAAGACAGCTACAACGCTACGGCGAAGGCCGGATCCATGATAACGGGGCTGGATTACAGGTCGATAGACGTAGGGATAGCCTGCGCATATCTGACCGCAGAAGCTACAGAACAGGGCCTGGACACATGCATAATGGGGTATTTCAGCAACAAGAAGGTCCAGGAGATCATAGGGGCGAAGAAGAAGATAATGCTGGTCGTCGCTTTCGGGTACCGCAAGGCCGAAGATCCCCAGAGGCCCAAAAAGAGGAAGTCTTTGGACGAAATCGTTAAGAAGATGTGA